The Longimicrobium sp. genome has a window encoding:
- a CDS encoding GspE/PulE family protein, whose translation MSEGGPAPLARLGETLTQEYLEENRLLPLGREDGRLVVACAGRPDPQAVAELEVLFGAPVELRQVPEHELLEDIRRAVASDSTAAGLVADLSAGGSLESDGEAVAHDLEEMANQAPVVRLVNLLLAEAVDSGASDVHLEAEPRAMRVRYRIDGVLQPAPSPPPHLRAAVVSRLKIMAELDIAERRLPQDGRVRLRTGERELDVRVSTLPTLHGESVVLRLLDIEGQRIDVAGLGMGDDTLASLLRFAERPHGVLLSTGPTGSGKTTTLYALLDRIRTGREKIVSVEDPVEYELPGVAQVPVNARVGLTFARALRSILRQDPDVLLVGEMRDPETAEICIQAALTGHLVLSTLHTNDAPGALTRLVDLNVPDYLVASTVEAVLAQRLVRKVCAQCAEAEAPEPAVAREMAEAGFPADRVRRGRGCSACRGTGYRGRTGLYELFTVDGPIRSELLRRPDADALRRVALERGMRPLRADGWRQVAAGVTTPDEVLRVA comes from the coding sequence GTGAGCGAGGGGGGACCGGCGCCGCTCGCCCGGCTGGGCGAGACGCTGACGCAGGAGTACCTGGAGGAGAACCGCCTCCTCCCGCTCGGCCGCGAGGACGGGCGGCTGGTGGTGGCGTGCGCCGGCCGCCCCGACCCGCAGGCGGTGGCGGAGCTGGAGGTGCTCTTCGGGGCGCCGGTGGAGCTGCGCCAGGTCCCCGAGCACGAGCTGCTGGAGGACATCCGGCGGGCGGTGGCGTCGGACTCCACGGCGGCCGGGCTGGTGGCCGACCTCTCCGCCGGCGGGTCGCTGGAGTCCGACGGCGAGGCGGTGGCGCACGACCTGGAGGAGATGGCCAACCAGGCGCCCGTGGTGCGCCTGGTGAACCTCCTGCTGGCTGAGGCCGTGGACTCGGGCGCCAGCGACGTGCACCTGGAGGCGGAGCCGCGCGCCATGCGCGTGCGCTACCGCATCGACGGCGTGCTGCAGCCGGCTCCCTCGCCGCCCCCGCACCTGCGGGCGGCGGTGGTGAGCCGGCTGAAGATCATGGCCGAGCTGGACATCGCGGAGCGGCGCCTCCCGCAGGACGGCCGCGTGCGGCTGCGCACCGGCGAGCGCGAGCTGGACGTGCGCGTGAGCACGCTCCCCACCCTGCACGGCGAGAGCGTCGTGCTGCGCCTGCTCGACATCGAGGGGCAGCGCATCGACGTCGCCGGGCTGGGGATGGGCGACGACACGCTGGCCTCCCTCCTGCGCTTCGCGGAGCGGCCGCACGGCGTGCTGCTCTCGACCGGGCCCACGGGGAGCGGGAAGACGACCACGCTCTACGCGCTCCTGGACCGCATCCGCACGGGGCGCGAGAAGATCGTGTCGGTGGAGGACCCGGTGGAGTACGAGCTGCCGGGGGTGGCGCAGGTGCCGGTGAACGCGCGCGTGGGGCTCACCTTCGCGCGGGCGCTGCGCTCGATCCTGCGGCAGGACCCCGACGTGCTGCTGGTGGGCGAGATGCGCGACCCCGAGACGGCGGAGATCTGCATCCAGGCGGCGCTCACCGGCCACCTGGTGCTCTCGACGCTGCACACCAACGACGCGCCGGGCGCCCTGACGCGGCTCGTCGACCTGAACGTCCCCGACTACCTGGTGGCCAGCACGGTGGAAGCCGTCCTGGCCCAGCGGCTCGTGCGCAAGGTGTGCGCGCAGTGCGCGGAGGCGGAGGCGCCGGAGCCGGCGGTGGCGCGCGAGATGGCGGAGGCCGGCTTCCCGGCGGACCGCGTCCGCCGCGGGCGCGGCTGCTCGGCGTGCCGGGGGACCGGCTACCGCGGCCGCACGGGCCTCTACGAGCTGTTCACGGTGGACGGCCCGATCCGCAGCGAGCTGCTGCGCCGCCCCGACGCCGACGCGCTGCGCCGCGTGGCGCTGGAACGCGGAATGCGCCCCCTGCGCGCGGACGGGTGGCGGCAGGTGGCCGCGGGGGTCACCACGCCGGACGAGGTGTTGAGGGTTGCCTGA
- the gspG gene encoding type II secretion system major pseudopilin GspG has product MRNMKRVRGTAGFTLVEILVVIIVIAVLATLVAPNVFQHVGRAKDSTARAQLEMLSAAIDAYRLDNDQYPTTEQGLAALRTKPNVDPLPRDWRGPYLKRDVPLDPWGRPYLYRAPGTANPDGYDLLTLGRDGREGGQGEDADILGWK; this is encoded by the coding sequence ATGCGGAACATGAAGCGGGTCCGGGGGACGGCGGGGTTCACCCTGGTGGAGATCCTGGTGGTGATCATCGTGATCGCCGTGCTGGCCACGCTGGTGGCGCCCAACGTCTTCCAGCACGTGGGACGCGCCAAGGACTCCACCGCGCGCGCCCAGCTCGAGATGCTCTCGGCGGCGATCGACGCGTACCGGCTGGACAACGACCAGTACCCCACCACCGAGCAGGGGCTGGCGGCGCTGCGCACGAAGCCGAATGTCGACCCGCTCCCGCGCGACTGGCGCGGGCCGTACCTCAAGCGCGACGTGCCGCTGGACCCGTGGGGCCGCCCCTACCTCTACCGCGCGCCGGGTACGGCCAACCCCGACGGCTACGACCTGCTGACGCTGGGGCGCGACGGCCGCGAGGGCGGCCAGGGCGAGGACGCCGACATCCTGGGCTGGAAGTAG
- a CDS encoding type II secretion system F family protein translates to MPAFAYRAATAAGRTVRGVEEAESPAALERVLGQRGLYPLEVAPATARSAGEERRTGFRSRRADVVEAIRYLATLMDAGFPLDRALTAVSRVVARRDVAAAVLDVRDRVRGGTRLDDALSAHPRVFPRFAVGMVRAGERGGHLADALERLSVQMEREQALRARLISALIYPAVMVAVGAGALVVLFVFVLPRFVTLLQDTGSALPRSTALLLATGQFVSEWWWALLLAPVVLAMLVSAARATDEGRASVDRVLLRLPIVGPMRGRLASARLARTLSTLLASGLPILPALEIAAESQADAAVAEEVLRAREEVRAGDRLAASLRRAGSFPFLFVQMVEVGEEGGRLAEMLERAASAMEGELERGLDRLMRLVEPAMIVVFGGLIGFVALSLLQAIYGIQPDRF, encoded by the coding sequence GTGCCCGCCTTCGCCTACCGCGCCGCCACGGCGGCGGGCCGCACCGTCCGCGGGGTCGAGGAGGCCGAGAGCCCGGCCGCGCTGGAGCGCGTGCTGGGCCAGCGCGGCCTCTACCCGCTGGAGGTGGCGCCCGCCACGGCGCGCTCGGCGGGCGAGGAGCGGCGCACCGGCTTCCGCTCGCGCCGCGCCGACGTGGTGGAGGCGATCCGCTACCTGGCCACGCTGATGGACGCGGGGTTCCCGCTGGACCGCGCCCTCACGGCGGTCTCGCGCGTGGTCGCCCGGCGCGACGTGGCGGCAGCGGTGCTGGACGTGCGCGACCGGGTGCGCGGCGGGACGCGGCTGGACGACGCGCTCTCCGCGCACCCGCGCGTCTTCCCCCGCTTCGCGGTGGGGATGGTGCGGGCCGGCGAGCGCGGCGGGCACCTGGCCGACGCGCTGGAGCGGCTCTCGGTGCAGATGGAGCGCGAGCAGGCGCTGCGCGCCCGGCTGATCTCGGCGCTCATCTACCCGGCGGTGATGGTGGCGGTGGGCGCGGGGGCGCTGGTGGTGCTCTTCGTGTTCGTGCTCCCGCGCTTCGTCACCCTGCTGCAGGACACCGGCTCGGCGCTGCCGCGCTCGACGGCGCTGCTGCTGGCCACCGGCCAGTTCGTCTCCGAGTGGTGGTGGGCGCTCCTCCTGGCGCCCGTCGTCCTGGCGATGCTGGTCTCCGCCGCGCGCGCCACCGACGAGGGGCGGGCGTCGGTCGACCGGGTGCTGCTCAGGCTCCCGATCGTGGGGCCGATGCGGGGCCGGCTGGCGTCGGCGCGGCTGGCCAGGACGCTCTCGACGCTGCTGGCGAGCGGGCTGCCGATCCTCCCGGCGCTGGAGATCGCGGCCGAGTCGCAGGCCGACGCGGCGGTCGCCGAGGAGGTGCTGCGGGCGCGCGAGGAGGTGCGCGCGGGCGACCGGCTGGCGGCGTCGCTCAGGCGCGCGGGGAGCTTCCCCTTCCTGTTCGTGCAGATGGTGGAGGTGGGCGAGGAGGGCGGCCGGCTGGCGGAGATGCTGGAGCGGGCCGCCAGCGCCATGGAGGGCGAGCTGGAGCGCGGGCTGGACCGGCTGATGAGGCTGGTGGAGCCGGCGATGATCGTGGTGTTCGGCGGGCTGATCGGCTTCGTGGCGCTCTCGCTGCTGCAGGCGATCTACGGCATCCAGCCGGACCGGTTTTAG
- a CDS encoding PilN domain-containing protein, whose translation MLHALQGSRDGPVRAGSSAAAIDAAGVDEPRAPRRLVGTRRARLALAVAPDHLTVVRLARGFLAPRPVEVLQCTLPPPGKNAWPELEEALRELAATLRVSGGSVDVALLRRLGHAKVVPLPPVRRAELSALVRRNARRHFAVRDEVLVADAVRVPGPRSGTMAPTLAACAPAGLVEAVTAACAAAGFRVGRIVPAAVGLAEGARALAPAVKKGRVAVLAATADGLDLVLLEDGSARLVQPIAPGADAASTAERATQAMKATEAEGAALAGVLVAGSGPGAEALRTALTLGEDYGGRLLRSREAERVPAEAVVALGAARASGRAPVLLPDALVRDRARRARRRTIGLAAAAAVLLFAAAWLHLWGVKRELEAVQARRREIAPAVRRALEARADVEGVRSRLTTIAKLEGASRGWTREIAALARALPDSSYLRTLAADSTGFRLAGIARSASAVVPALEASPVFERVSLASPVRWEQGDAGERFDVAAALQSARAGRSARPAGGRRP comes from the coding sequence ATGCTGCACGCGCTGCAGGGCTCGCGAGACGGGCCGGTCCGGGCCGGGTCTTCCGCCGCGGCGATCGACGCCGCGGGGGTGGACGAGCCGCGCGCGCCCCGCCGCCTGGTGGGCACCCGCCGGGCGCGGCTGGCGCTGGCCGTGGCGCCCGACCACCTGACGGTGGTGCGGCTGGCCCGCGGCTTCCTGGCGCCGCGCCCGGTGGAGGTGCTGCAGTGCACGCTGCCGCCGCCGGGGAAGAACGCCTGGCCGGAGCTGGAGGAGGCGCTGCGCGAGCTGGCGGCCACGCTGCGCGTCTCGGGCGGCTCGGTGGACGTGGCGCTGCTGCGCCGGCTGGGGCACGCCAAGGTGGTGCCCCTGCCGCCGGTGCGCCGCGCGGAGCTCTCGGCCCTGGTGCGCCGCAACGCCCGCCGCCACTTCGCGGTGCGCGACGAGGTGCTGGTGGCCGACGCGGTGCGCGTCCCCGGCCCCCGCTCGGGGACGATGGCGCCCACGCTGGCCGCCTGCGCCCCGGCGGGGCTGGTCGAGGCCGTCACCGCGGCGTGCGCGGCGGCCGGCTTCCGCGTGGGCCGCATCGTCCCCGCGGCGGTGGGGCTGGCCGAGGGCGCGCGCGCGCTGGCCCCGGCGGTGAAGAAGGGCCGCGTGGCCGTCCTGGCCGCGACGGCGGACGGGCTCGACCTGGTGCTGCTGGAGGACGGCTCCGCGCGCCTGGTGCAGCCGATCGCCCCGGGGGCGGACGCCGCCTCCACGGCGGAGCGGGCGACGCAGGCGATGAAGGCCACGGAGGCAGAGGGCGCCGCCCTCGCGGGGGTCCTGGTCGCCGGCTCGGGGCCGGGGGCCGAGGCGCTCCGGACGGCGCTCACGCTGGGCGAGGACTACGGCGGGCGGCTGCTGCGCTCGCGCGAGGCGGAGCGCGTCCCGGCCGAGGCCGTGGTCGCCCTCGGCGCGGCGCGCGCGAGCGGGCGCGCCCCCGTGCTCCTCCCCGACGCGCTGGTGCGCGACCGGGCGCGGCGCGCGCGCCGACGGACGATCGGGCTCGCAGCGGCGGCGGCGGTGCTGCTCTTCGCGGCGGCGTGGCTGCACCTGTGGGGCGTGAAGCGCGAGCTGGAGGCGGTGCAGGCCAGGCGGCGCGAGATCGCCCCGGCGGTCCGGCGGGCGCTGGAGGCGCGCGCCGACGTGGAGGGCGTGCGCTCGCGGCTGACGACGATCGCGAAGCTGGAGGGCGCCTCGCGGGGGTGGACGCGCGAGATCGCGGCGCTGGCCCGCGCGCTCCCCGACTCGTCGTACCTGCGCACGCTGGCGGCGGACTCCACGGGCTTCCGGCTGGCGGGGATCGCCCGCTCGGCGTCGGCGGTGGTCCCCGCGCTGGAGGCGTCGCCGGTGTTCGAGCGCGTCTCGCTCGCCTCGCCGGTGCGCTGGGAGCAGGGCGACGCGGGCGAGCGCTTCGACGTGGCCGCCGCGCTGCAGTCGGCCCGGGCGGGGCGCTCCGCGCGGCCCGCGGGCGGGAGGCGGCCGTGA
- the gspM gene encoding type II secretion system protein GspM, whose product MKRPNLSPRDRRALLLGGALLVPALFFVLVVSPYLDALGTARERLEQDRAVLRRELALLSEAADYPRVFDEGAERLLTAAPRLMGGDDDAAAAAAVAGYVRRLGRMAPANVTRVEPAPSRDAGGGVTALPVAVSGEADLEGLLTLLHMLETGPKLVDVSELRIESSAVPAAGEAGGPAYSPTPFYTPGGAGVQPEVLTFRFTATGFTLAQPARRGAEGGEDQDPETETETEEDAG is encoded by the coding sequence GTGAAGCGCCCCAACCTGTCGCCGCGCGACCGGCGCGCGCTGCTGCTGGGCGGCGCGCTCCTCGTCCCCGCCCTCTTCTTCGTGCTGGTGGTCTCGCCGTACCTGGACGCGCTCGGCACGGCGCGGGAGCGGCTGGAGCAGGACCGCGCCGTGCTGCGCCGCGAGCTGGCGCTGCTGTCCGAGGCGGCCGACTACCCGCGCGTCTTCGACGAGGGAGCCGAGCGGCTGCTCACGGCGGCCCCGCGGCTGATGGGCGGCGACGACGACGCGGCCGCGGCCGCCGCGGTGGCGGGGTACGTCCGCCGCCTGGGGCGGATGGCGCCCGCCAACGTGACCCGGGTGGAGCCCGCGCCCAGCCGCGACGCGGGGGGCGGGGTGACCGCGCTCCCGGTGGCGGTCAGCGGCGAGGCCGACCTGGAGGGGCTCCTGACGCTCCTGCACATGCTGGAGACGGGCCCCAAGCTGGTGGACGTGAGCGAGCTGCGCATCGAGTCCTCCGCCGTCCCCGCGGCGGGCGAGGCCGGGGGCCCGGCGTACTCGCCCACGCCGTTCTACACGCCCGGCGGAGCCGGCGTGCAGCCCGAGGTGCTCACCTTCCGCTTCACCGCCACCGGCTTCACGCTGGCGCAGCCGGCCCGGCGCGGGGCGGAGGGAGGCGAGGACCAGGACCCGGAGACGGAGACGGAGACGGAGGAGGACGCGGGATGA
- a CDS encoding secretin N-terminal domain-containing protein: MTRTLSLLAALLLASAAPLAAQQGVTRTDGGIMIDFQGTDLRLAVPALAEAAGLNIVYGELPQRPVVLRTPNPISPAQVRQYLESILKANNLELVDEGGGIMRVRGTGDPAGGVVPGAQPQAAPQQGGPLQLFVYNLRHAPAEDMARSIGALFGLSGAAGPSDRARSLTEELRGDAIPPGAQPQAPRLQAQGIAAGLRGEVQIFADQRTNSLLVRASPADYATIQQAIQQLDRRPLQVLIEVLIAEVRRNRQFNVGIAFDVPDQEVRTGSDTRVGGTLAGATDGDVVIRISRLGGVDASLTLSALASSGNVNILSRPVIMAQNNEEARILVGDQRPFIQISRALPTDNAARDQVIQYRDVGTQLTIRPTINPDGYVTLTVLQEVSTATNQTQFGAPIISTREAETRLLVKDGQTIVIGGLIDQQRSVTNSGIPFLKDIPILGNLFRSTNRTNDITELFLFLTPHVLATDEDVSEATRRVREDAPRLDRVLPDSIPLYWELSTDTLFVPTGPQRGRPQPQRPQPQRPQPQRPAPAPAPAPPPAPAPAPAPPPPSAAPQQPQQQGTPPAPGTGPTALLPATTIGGERRRGRRAAGGSRR; this comes from the coding sequence GTGACGCGCACCCTGTCCCTGCTCGCCGCCCTGCTCCTCGCCTCGGCCGCGCCGCTCGCCGCGCAGCAGGGGGTGACGCGCACCGACGGCGGGATCATGATCGACTTCCAGGGGACGGACCTGCGCCTGGCGGTCCCCGCGCTGGCCGAGGCCGCGGGGCTCAACATCGTCTACGGCGAGCTCCCCCAGCGCCCGGTGGTGCTGCGCACGCCGAACCCGATCTCGCCGGCGCAGGTGCGCCAGTACCTGGAGAGCATCCTCAAGGCCAACAACCTGGAGCTGGTCGACGAGGGCGGCGGGATCATGCGCGTCCGCGGCACCGGCGACCCGGCGGGAGGCGTGGTCCCCGGGGCCCAGCCGCAGGCCGCGCCGCAGCAGGGCGGGCCGCTGCAGCTCTTCGTCTACAACCTGCGCCACGCGCCGGCCGAGGACATGGCCCGCAGCATCGGCGCGCTCTTCGGCCTCTCGGGCGCCGCGGGGCCCAGCGACCGGGCGCGCTCGCTCACCGAGGAGCTGCGCGGCGACGCCATCCCGCCCGGGGCGCAGCCACAGGCGCCCCGGCTGCAGGCGCAGGGGATCGCGGCGGGCTTGCGCGGCGAGGTGCAGATCTTCGCCGACCAGCGCACCAACTCGCTCCTGGTCCGCGCCAGCCCGGCCGACTACGCCACCATCCAGCAGGCGATCCAGCAGCTGGACCGGCGCCCGCTGCAGGTGCTGATCGAGGTGCTGATCGCCGAGGTGCGCCGCAACCGGCAGTTCAACGTGGGGATCGCCTTCGACGTCCCCGACCAGGAGGTGCGCACCGGGAGCGACACCCGGGTGGGCGGCACGCTGGCCGGCGCCACCGACGGCGACGTGGTGATCCGCATCTCCCGGCTGGGGGGCGTGGACGCGAGCCTCACGCTCTCGGCGCTGGCCTCGTCGGGGAACGTGAACATCCTCTCGCGCCCGGTGATCATGGCGCAGAACAACGAGGAGGCGCGCATCCTGGTGGGCGACCAGCGGCCCTTCATCCAGATCTCGCGCGCGCTGCCCACCGACAACGCGGCGCGCGACCAGGTGATCCAGTACCGCGACGTGGGGACGCAGCTCACCATCCGCCCGACGATCAACCCCGACGGCTACGTGACGCTCACCGTGCTGCAGGAGGTGAGCACGGCCACCAACCAGACGCAGTTCGGAGCGCCGATCATCAGCACGCGCGAGGCGGAGACGCGGCTGCTGGTGAAGGACGGGCAGACGATCGTGATCGGCGGGCTGATCGACCAGCAGCGCTCGGTGACCAACTCGGGGATCCCGTTCCTGAAGGACATTCCGATCCTGGGGAACCTGTTCCGCTCGACGAACCGGACGAACGACATCACCGAGCTGTTCCTGTTCCTGACGCCGCACGTGCTGGCCACCGACGAGGACGTGAGCGAGGCCACGCGCCGGGTGCGCGAGGACGCGCCGCGGCTGGACCGGGTGCTCCCCGACTCGATCCCGCTGTACTGGGAGCTCTCCACCGACACGCTCTTCGTCCCCACCGGCCCGCAGCGCGGCCGGCCGCAGCCGCAGCGCCCGCAGCCGCAGCGTCCGCAGCCGCAGCGTCCGGCCCCTGCTCCGGCGCCCGCTCCGCCCCCGGCGCCCGCCCCGGCCCCGGCGCCGCCGCCCCCGTCGGCGGCGCCGCAGCAGCCGCAGCAGCAGGGCACGCCTCCGGCTCCGGGGACGGGCCCGACGGCGCTGCTGCCGGCGACGACGATCGGCGGGGAGCGGCGGCGGGGACGCAGAGCCGCCGGAGGATCGCGGAGATGA
- a CDS encoding type II secretion system protein, translated as MQLAVRGSRYPGRTTAAGFTLVEVLVVIIMLGIAAAVALPAFRPPAERSAGAAASALRGVYAHARELSARRGTPVVITLDVATGQWTSVTEPEDGSAAETLETGTLPLPAEGRITGGTDGVARARFHPLGRARADRVEIAEGEVRHAVTVDGWTGAARQAAAR; from the coding sequence TTGCAGCTCGCGGTGCGCGGCTCGCGGTACCCGGGACGAACGACCGCCGCCGGCTTCACGCTGGTCGAGGTCCTGGTCGTGATCATCATGCTGGGGATCGCGGCCGCGGTGGCGCTCCCCGCCTTCCGCCCGCCGGCGGAGCGGAGCGCCGGGGCCGCGGCCAGCGCGCTGCGCGGCGTCTACGCCCACGCGCGGGAGCTGTCGGCCCGGCGCGGGACGCCCGTCGTGATCACGCTCGACGTCGCCACGGGGCAGTGGACCTCGGTCACCGAGCCCGAGGACGGCAGCGCGGCCGAGACGCTGGAGACGGGGACGCTCCCGCTCCCGGCGGAGGGGCGGATCACCGGCGGGACGGACGGGGTCGCGCGGGCGCGGTTCCACCCGCTGGGGAGGGCGCGGGCGGACCGGGTGGAGATCGCCGAAGGGGAGGTGCGCCATGCGGTCACGGTCGACGGCTGGACCGGCGCGGCGCGGCAGGCCGCCGCTCGATAG